GCTAGTATAGGTTGTTTTGTGTACTTTCTTTACAATGTATAGGtttatttagtattttggaTGTCCCAATTGTTTAAGTCTTTGTtttgggaggatttctcatccttccttCCTTTTTACCTTTTgattgttatttaatatattatattgttgtttctcattaaaaaaaatatacttagtTGCATGCACTTTTGAGTcgtaaaaaattcttttatgatATTAGAAGGTGATATGCGACAACTTTTTCAGTGCTTATAGCTACAATCAACTAATGGTTGGCTAGGGCTTTGATTATTTAGGTTCTAGGGATAGGAAGATGGAAATAAGTTTATCAATTGAATAACCATATGACGTTCAACAGGTTTATGGGTTGAAATTAAGGGAAAACGCTTGCTAGAATTTCTGGGCAAAAAGGGAGAACTAGATGTAAAACTTTAGTTCTTCTAGGGGGTGAGAAATGGTTAGATTTTAAGTCAAAaggttgggttttttttttttttttgataagtaaaagatatgcattaaaaaaggcaaaacgccgcacagcatacaggaagtatacaagaCAGCTTAGacctcaaaaaacaaaacaaagaaagaatcaCCTCCCTTTAAGTGGAGGCTATCCACTCtaaaaagcctataagggagaacgcctcctcacctacatacaatttggcccaactccacaagttacaaacaaaagaattctttaactTTTGAACATTcaaaaccccccccccccccctaaaagctaatctattcctctccttccttaccgtccaaaaaatacacaacggaatgacatcccatatctttttccttttctttcccacaaacgaACCCCTCCAACTAgctaagacctcctttacagttccTGGAAAAACCCATTTCACATCAACTAAACCAAAGACAATATCCCATAAGgctctaaccactgtacaatATATAAGGATATGATTTACACTTTCTTCTTCACATTCACACAAGAAACAACGATTTGGAAGTTGAAATCCTCTTCTTTGAAGACTATCCAAAGTTAACACCTTCCCCCATGacgcctcccacgcaaaaaaaacaactttagtTGGCACTCTTGCCACCCAAATGCTTTTAAAAGGAAAACCCATAACATCAGATTTCGTCAACAAACTGTAAGCTTCCTTAACCCTAAACTGACCACTTCCTTTTCTCCATATAactgaatcttcctccaaagaaGGTTTAAAGCCCCTCAATATGTGGAGAAACTCCCCAACCAactcaatctcccaatcattgaagtccctcaaaAAGTGAAGATTCCAGTTTCCTTGACCCGAATTTtgatcccacatttcctcaaccgtCAAACTCTGATGCGCAGCCATACCAAAGAGATGAGGGAAACATTGAGCCAATGAAGATTCTGAGCACCACACATCTGTCCAAAAGCATATCATGTTGCCCTTTCCTACTCGGAATgtcatgttatcccaacaccaatctgattctttccaaatctccttccaaacccctacacCAACCGCCCCATTTGCCTTTTTGGGCCTCCAATCAAGACCCTCCTGCCCATACTTCATCTTAATCACTTGTCTCCACAAATTATTTTTGTCACATGCATACCTCCATATCCACTTGCCAAGTAAAGCTTTGTTCAACAAAGCTAGCTTTCTAAGGCCTAGCCCACCTTTATCTTTGTCTGTacaaaccacctcccatttaACCAAATGCACTTTTCTCTCCAtgtttccccctccccacagaaaatccctttgcactTTCTCAATCCTTCTAACAACAACCTTGGGCATTCTGAAAATGGACATTTggtagattggcatgctagccaaggtACTTTTTATTAAGGTGACTCTTCCTCCTTTAGAAATGTATTGCCGTTTCCAAAGAGCTAGTCTCCTCCTCACTctttcctccaccccatcccatatATAAGATGCTCTATTTGGAGCccctaaaggaagacccaagtacTGAGAAGGTAAAGTCCCCACCCTACAGCCGAGCTCAACAGCCAActcctccacctcctccacctcacCAACTGGAATGATTTCACTCTTGGCTAAATTAATCCTTAAGCCtgaagccgcttcaaaccaaaataaaatccACCCCAAGTAAGTTAGATGATCCTTTCTGGCCTCACAGAAGATaattgtgtcatcagcaaaaaacaggtgagagatgttcaAAGAGGGGCCACTTCCACCCCTTATGTTGCATCCTGATAAGAACCCCCCCTCCACAGCTCTCCTGATAAGCACATCTAGCACTTCCATCCCCATGATGAAGAGGTAAGGGGACAACGGATCCCCTTGTCTAAGGCCTTTAGTGCTAGGGAAGAAACCTGCAGGCACCCCATTAACCAACACTGAAAATTTAGCTGACGATAggcaactccacatccaccccacCCATTTAGACCCGAAACCCATCTTTTGTAACACCTTCACCAAGAACTTCCAATTGATACTGTCATAGGctttctctatatccaacttgcataTAATGcccttttccttttgtttttgccACATGTCTATcacttcatttgcaattaaagacgcatcaaggatttgtcttcccttcacaaaggcattctgagaaGTGGATACCACCTTCCCAACTACTTTCTTCAATCTATTAGCTAGCACTTTAGCCAATAACTTGTAAAGCCCCCCCCAAGAGACTAATCGGTCTGAAGTCTCTAAGATCCTCAGCCCCACTCTTCTTGGGGATCAGCACCAAGAATGTATTGTTGAGACTCTTGAGGAAAGAACTATGGACATAGAAGTCTTTGAACATTTCCAAAATCTCCTCTTTAATGAACTCCCAACAACTTTGCCAGAATGCCATTGTAAAGCCGTCCGgaccaggggctttatccccattcatctccattagTGCCACATAGATTTCATCCTCTGTAAAGGGCCTCTCCAAGGTCTTAGCCTCTTGTTGGCTGATCTGGTCTAACTGAAGGCCCCCTATGTCCGCCTTCCACCCCATATCTTCTGAAAGCAAGCTTTGGAACGTGCTAGCAATTCCTTCCCTGATTTCCTGCTCCTCTATCAGCCACTCCCCATTAATCTTTATTCTctccaaataattatttctacGGTGAGCGCTTGCCATACGATGAAAAAAGCCTgtatttctatccccctccttcAGCCATATTTCCCTAGAGAGCTGTCTCCAATGAGTTTCTTCCATAATCACCCATTTCCTATAATTATCCTTTGCTTCTTTCTTAAGCTCTGTTTCCTCCACAGTCAGAATTCTCCCACTTTCCTCCCTATCCCAAAACTCCACCTGCTGCAAGGCTAAGGATTTATTGGTCTCCAGCTTCCCAAAGACTTCTCTATTCCAGACTTTCAATTTCTGTTTGATTTCCTTCATCTTAGTAGCCAACTTGTAACTACCACTGCCCCTAACCTCAATTCCTTGCCACCAGCTGCGCACTAGCTCTTTGAAGCCCtcaaccttaagccacatattttcaaatctgaatggAGTTGGGCCTCGTCttatcccccccccccccactaGCATAATTGGGAAATGATCGGATACCGGACGGGACAACCTACATTGATTAATCCCATTGTATTGATCTGTCCAACTTGGGGAAACAAGGAACCTGTCCAGCCTTGCCCAGACCTGATTGTTTTGTCCTCCATTCCAAGTAAATTCTCCCCCTTGAAGGGGGAGATCCATCAGCCCCAGATCATCCACTACTTCCGCAAATTTCCTCATTGCTGAATTCATTCTCCTCTGGCTGCTCCTTTCCCTCGGAAACAAGGTTATGTTAAAGTCCACCCCTATACACCAAGGGTCTTCCCACAGCCCTCTAATCGCCCCCAACTCATCCCAGAAAGCCTCCCTTTCCACCTTGGAGAACAGACCGTACACTCCCGTAAAAATCCATATTGccccattttctacattccgGAATCTACAAGATAAGGTAAACTGGCCCTCTTCCCAATCTAGAATCTCCAGGGACCTTTTATCCCAGCATATCAGAATCCCTCTCGAAGCTCCTTCCGCATTCACAGCCTTCCACTCTAGGAATCTGCCGGAGCCTATGCTTCTCGCAATGTTATCCGACATAGCTTGAATTTTAGTCTCCTGAATACAGATTACGTCCACCCTCTGATTCCTTATAAACGTCTTAATTACTTTTCTTTTAGAGCTATCATTtgctcccctcacattccaactcagaattttcatcttcattggACAATCACAATCTGGCACCCTTTGCCCTGTACCGAGCCTTTCTGTTTAATCCCCCCCTCATAATTAATGGAGCATTCCAGTCTTTTTAACTCCCTTTCAAATTTAGATTTTTCCAATAGCTCTTTACTATGGATTTTCTCCCTTCTCTTTCTGATTTGAGACAGAAACTTCAGTATTTCCTTCTCCAATCCCTCCGTGGGGAATCCCAGGAATTGACTAAATTTTGCCAGATCGCTCTCCTCCCATTTATCCTCCTGCATTCCTCTCTCTGTTTGGGTATCATATATAGCACTGACCTCAAGAATCCCCCTTCCCTTATCACTGCTGTTTTCCTTTGCTCCCACCTCCTTGCATCCATTGCTCCTTTCAACACAGCCCTCATATACCGTTAGCCACATTGTATTGTCAGCCCGAGCTTCCTCATTCCAATCCCCAGAATGATCGAAAGACTCCCCTCCCGGAGTCCgatcaaaattaaaagaattgagATGAGAGATTCCCAAAACCCTTTTCCCCCAAGAACACAACCCCCTTCCATACCTCATTGATTCCTCTTCAAGCGCCTTATCCGTCTCTGATATCCTAGCCACACCATTTAACTTCCTCATGTCCTCAGTCTCCCACGCAACAAAAGGCTCTGGCGCCTGAGTCTTACCTGGATCAAGCCCCGTCAACAGAAAGTCCTTCTTCTGAGAGACATTATGGTCTTGGCCTGCTGATGAAGAAGATGGGCCCTCCCTTGTATTTACACTTATATCAGACTGTGAACCATATCCCTTTGACCTTGGGCCTTTGTTTGATGGCGAGACTGGGCCTATAGTGGAACATCCCACCTCATCAGGCCTACGCGACGGGCCTGCTTCTGGACTTGAAGCCACCCCTTTCATTTTTAATCCCATTACTCCACTCTTCAGCCCAGGCCCACCGTCCCCTTTTAATTCCTTTGGGCTGGCATTTGGGCTTAAGTAGTGTACTGCACCAGATTGAGCCCAAGACGGGATTATAGGGCTTCGGCCTGCGTTGGATACAACCCGACCCAAATCAGCCCTCTACCCACCCGTCCCATCGCCTGACGGATGCAGGTTCTCGAGCCTCACGCTCACCCACCCCTTCGTCACTCGCTTCTCCGCGCGTGAGGACTCCTCACCCCCAACCTCGCTGCTACAACGGCCGTCTGCTTGTCTGGAAGACCTCCTTATCACCGGACGGCATTCCCACCATAATGCTACCTCATAGACCTCCTCCTCCACTACGATTTCCAGAACACTCGGTCGAGCATCACCTCTTCCTCTCACTAAGATTCTGGCCCACTGTAGCTCGCCCAACGTCTGCGTTTGTTCGTCGGCTGTGATAAAGCCGCGGCATTCGTCCCCCACTTTCTTCAAAATCTCCGGGCTCCAAAGCGAGACTGGAAGCCCAAATAATCTCACCCAAATTTCCTTTGCCTTCTCCTCCTCTGTCCAGCACCCACTCCTCGGACTCCAAAAATCCAGCCCTACATGGGCTCCTTCCATCGTGCGATTCCCAGAAGATACAACACGACGCGCCTCTTTCAAGTCTTCAAAGTCCAGTAGAACCCTTCCCTTTTCCATTTTAGCCAACCCTAAGCTACCTTTAAGCTCCCACGATTTTGCCCAAAGCTGTCCCAGCTTCTCAAGATCATCCTCTCCCCCTAAGTTACCCCTCCTGCTCGCCACAACACAGTGTTCCAACTTCTTCAGCAATCCCATCGATTCCTCTCTTTTCACCTTCACTACGATCGCGTTTGGATTTCCCAATAAAGCACGTTTTGCTATTGTTGCATACGAACTCCCCCCAACAATTTTCCCCATAGCCTTCCCTTCCTGGGTTTCTGATTTACTGACAAAAGAACCTATCACCTCTTTAATCTTTTCCGCCATGGTCATCCACCCCCGCTTTTCCTTTCTGCCTCTCGGGATGAAGATGCAGAAGTGTTTCCTCTCTAGATCGGAGACCCCTAGCCGGATATACCCCCCCGCTTTGTTTAACCCTCGTGACATAGAGAATGTTCGGCCCTGTTCCTTCCACTCCCTTCCCCATCTTGTTTCTTTCACATCCTTAATACAGAGGTTCAGACCTTCCAAGAACAACCCTAGACTGTCCGAACCCAAACGAACCCATGATGAAACCCCTCCCTTCTTCTCCACAATGAGGACTTGGATTTTTCCTTTCCTCTCGTCCCCAATAATCTCAAACTCCTTTGATTCCACGCTGAATTTGCATTCCTTCCTTCTGCTTCGCGGCGCCGACCCCTCCTCACCATCGCACTCTCCTGCGCACTCTCTCTCACCTTCtttcgctctctctctctctcccattcTTCGCTCAAAAAATGCAGGTTTGGTTGGATTAAAGAAACTTATTTAGGCCTTGTCTATGGATGAATTAAGTCTTTTCACTTGGGCCAGTTGCCAATCGCTTCGTTACTACTACTCAACTTCAACTAAAAGAAGGTAAACCAAGTTGTTGATGTATTCAGAAATGCAAATGAAACATTCCCATGAGTGAGGAACTTTTCAGATAGGGTCTATTGGAGAATGCGATCCTATAAGAGATCTAGATAATCAGTCATGACTCATGACTGTGGCAAAATAGCTAGCAGGACCAGTCATGACTAGCTGCCTTTTTACCAGATTACTCATGACTTGTTTATTCTTCAGCTAAGGTTTATTGTGGTGATGATGAGTGGCAACACATCAAAGCAAGTTGGTTTCTAAGCTTCTTTGCATGAAAAGTCAGTTTTGAGTTGAGGCATGTGCTCTAAATCAAAGAAGTTTTTAGAATGTGATTGCTAAATTGATTTGTGTTAAATCTGAGAGTGGAATTTGTTTTAGGTACTGGAATTATTTGCATGAACACATCAAACATCCTTCTTATATCAGAGAAAATGCAGACCTTAGCAGAAGccttatttcttttgaaactgTTATAATTATATTGCTGGTCTAATCCATGTGATTGTTTCGCATTGGTTGTACAGTTTGTAAGACTCTTTGTTAAGGGTTTCCTTCTCTTGTCTTGATCAGAGTTGTATATTGTGGAAGGATGTCTCGGCCTAATtgataattctaattaatataaaagatatagtgtgttttttattaaaaaaaaaaaaacatgattgtTTACCATTGCAATCTAATGTGGtggataatttttaatttctttttcaggCAACAGCAAAGTGATGAAACGCCAATGGTATGGGAAATGCTCCTATACATCTACATTCTCCACTCACCGGACTGGCACTACCAGAGTACAATGCCCACCTTCTTGTTCCTATATGGAGCGGCATTTGCCATTGTCCATTCACAGGTTCACTTTGGAATTGGCTTCAAGATACATTATGTGATTCTGTGTCTTCTCTGTATTCCTCGGATGTACAAGTACTACATCCACACACAAGATATGTCTGCAAAGCGGCTTGCAAAATTACATTTAGGTACTTTATTCATAGGGAGTCTCTGTTGGCTTTCTCATCGATTGTCCCACAAGGATAGCTCGCACTGGTATTTCAGCCTCCAAGGTCATGCTTTATGGCATGTCTTGATGGGGTTTAATTCATATTTTGCGAACGCATTTCTGATGTTCTGTCGTGCTCAGCAACGGGAGTGGAATCCAAAAGTAGTTCACTTTCTGGGTCTTCCATACGTGAAGATTCAGAAACCAAAGATACAGTGAGAATTTTGTGCAAGGAGATAGAAGTCTCCTTTATTGATTCTGAGATGAGTGTATGGTTTTGAACAGGTGAGCACAGGGAATATGTAACAgtccaatttttgtttttttgtttttttggtttttttttatgccataatataaaatttcccatcttttccaaatttGGATATAAATGATGATTCAATATGGTTGTAGTTGTTGGGATATTGGTCAGAAATGGCATATTTATGCACTTCTATTGACAGGCTCACAATGGGATGGTTTATTAGTAAAGACATGTTTGAAATTGGTGTTGGAAGGAACACCCTTTTCCATCTGATACTGGAGATGTGCAGTGACTTGAATCCATGATTGTTAGCCTTGGATGTATATCTTTTTAGGGTATGGCCACCATTTCTATTGGACTATGTTGTCGATTTTGTTGGCAATGGGGCTTTCTCATCATAGTCAACTGCAGATGTACATGCATGAATTTCTAAAGGGCTGCTTTCTATTTGGAAGGAACCATGGGTTGGAAAAATGGCATTCGTGCCTGCCTAACCTGTTCTGACCCTACAGCTCAGGACATGTCCCAATTGCCAGATTTATACCCCACTCTATAATAGCTGTTGCTATACTTCACACAATTTTTCTTTCCCAACCCTAGAGAAACGATGCATCAAATAGGAGTTAGATGATTATCGATAACCACAaacaaataactaaaaaattaaacttgattttgaaaatttgccAGTTACAGAAAATTTTGAGCTGTGAACTAAAgtttatgaagtgtttttattcAACTAAACATCCAGGCTCTCCAGCATCAAGAACATATTCCAAAGCAGTTCCTGAACTTTGGACGGAGTGGGCTTAGAGGTGAGTTGTATCAACAATGGCTTCCAGTATCTTCTTCTCTAGATCACGTTCATCAATCCAAATGGAACTTTGCCGCCGCAAAAGctcattcttttcctttctcttctcatccatcatattttctttcattctccaatTTTCAAGCTTCTCTGTTCTCTCTTTCAACTGTATTTGACAAATGGAAATACCTCAGTCGGTAAAGATGCCTTGCCAACACAACAAAaaagacaaggaaaaaaataaaataaaataaaaacaaaaacagagggAATGATCCGAAGCCAGAAATGAAACATTTCAATGAAGGAGATTGATAATCAAATTTAGGATGCCACAAGCAAGTCTTTACATGGTAGAGATGATTCATCACCAAAATAGTTTACAAACACGGTTATGTTCCTGGGGATTGCATCAAGCACTAATGTCATGGATTTATAGATATCAGATTTTAATAGTAGATAAGCATAAAGAACATGCCAACAAATCCAAATAAGTTTATCCATATATTCATGTCATCCGATCCAGTCCAATGCTTTAAAAACTAAATCAATTGTACTGGAAATGTGACCATGTTGTAGGCAGTTCAACACTTTAGATAAATGAAATAGACAAATGAAATCATAATAAGATATCATTGTGATACCATAAATTTATCAGTCATTTCAAAGGGCACGTTGGCTTCAGACACGACCAATATTAAAGGATTGAATGCAGTTATTGCTTTGTCTACGGTCCTAGGGCTTTTAAAATGATATCCAGAAATCCTTTTTTGGGTATAAAGAGAGGATAAAACACCATTCCTGTATGAAGGGTCACTATTTAAATGTCAACTGATATGTATGTATGCATAAATACACGTAATATACTGATGATATGTATCCAACTCATATAGCTGCATAACCAGCACATGTGTACTTATGCAGCTTGTGTatcatatcatcaatatattAACCATCACCATCAGTATCTGTGCATGTGCGTGTGCACACGCATGCATGCATGTATTCTTATTTGTTTTCACTATTATATTGACCATTTACAGATGGTTGTTAATTTTAAAGTAggattaccaatatttttttgtacATTCTTGTATCTCaatccactttttctcaatttattttcattttctttttgtggaATAGAAAAACTTGAATTTCTATCTTTTATGGGTGTCTATCTAGGAGCTAATATTCCTGTGCCCATGGAAGGGGGATAATACTGGGTgcattgaaaaattgaaaaagtgcAAGGCTTGGGTTCTGGTGTttccatctatatatatatatatatatatatatatgatataaatagataaattgaTTGGATCTCCTATAAGAGATCACAGGGACGCATGAAGAACCTCAAGATTTAAAATCTCAAAGGGATTGAAAATATGAAGATGgactgaaaaaataaaataaataaaagtaagactATGTCATTAAAATGTTGAAGAGAATTTGGAAAAATGGAGCCAGGTGAAGAGAGTTGGGGTAAAACTTTTAGGATTATGGTGATTTTATGTGATTGTGTCATAGATTTTGAGAGGATAAGATAGACCAAGTGGTGAAAGATCACATTCACCCTATCACTTCTTATTAGTATATATTTGTACATGGCTttccatttcttctttttaaagATAAAGAATTACATAGTTTACCATGGCACCCCCATCGAGATACTGGTTGTGACTAGGTGTAAGGACCCTGTTGTGAGGACCTTTAATGCCTTCCAGGAAAGTGGGAATTGTCAGGGAAAAAGGGCCTTTAGGATTTAAGGTCATCAGATCAGCATGTTCTTTTTCTATGCTCATCACAAAGATGTTGATACATTGGCAAAGTGGTTCTAAGTTGCAGGATGTGATTGAGGGGGTCTGGAAAAGTGATTGTAACAAATGAAGAGAGATTCCAGAATTAGAGGCAGAATCAGTCGTCTTTGGCACAAGCTTGAAATTACATCCTAAGCCATATGGACTTGACATTGAGCCGGAGGTGATGATTTTTTTGTGGATCTTCATAATCAGGTTTTCTAATTGGacggctttagatgctatgggCACTGCAGGAGGGATTCTGGTGTGTTGGGATAAGAGGTCTCTGGAGGTGATGGAGACGGAGGTGGGGAAATTCTCAGTCTCGTGTAGGATTAGGAATGTGGAAAATGGGATGATTTGGATATTTACTGGGGTGTACGGTCCTTTTACCAAAGAAGACAGGGATTGTTTGTGGGAAGAGCTAGGGGCGATTAGAGGCTTGTGGGAGGAGCCATGGTGTATTGGGGGggacttcaatgtcatcttgtcTCAGCGAGAAAGGAGTAGACAGGGAAGATTGTCTGGGGCCATGAGAAATTTCGCCCAAACTGTGGATGACTTAGAGCTAATTGATCTTCCTATGCAAGGGGGCATTGCCACTTGGAGTGGGGGAAGGAATAATCAATCCTGGGCAAGGCTAGACAGGTTTTTGGTGACCCAGCAGTGGCTAGATATGTTCAGTGGGGTAGCCCAATGCAGAATGCATAGACCTACGTCCGACCACTTTCCTATTTTGTTGATGGGTGGGGGGTTAAGGAGAGGCCCAACTCCGTTTAGATTCGAGAACATGTGGCTGAAAATGGACGACTTTAAGGGTCTTCTCCGGGGGTGGTGGCAAGGGATTGAGGCAAGAGGTAGGGCTAGTTTCAGATTGGCCTATAAGATGAAGGTtgtgaaacaaaatattaaagtctggaatagggaggtgtttggaagGGTGGAAGTCAATAAAAATTCTGCCCTTCAGCAGTTGGAAcattgggatggagtggaaagTGAGAGGAGGCTGTCCATGGCTGAAGCTGAGCAGAAAAAAGAAGCCAAGGATGCTTTTTATAAATGGGTGCTAATGGAGGAAATTCAGTGGAGGCAGAAATCTAGGGAGCTGTGGCTaaaggaaggggataggaaTACCGGTTATTTTCATCGTATGGCCAATGCTCATCGCAGGAATAATTCTTTGGATAGGATTACAATTAATGGGGAGATGTTGACTGAGGATCAAGAGGTGAGGGAGGGGATAGTGAATGCTTTCCAGAATTTACTCTCAGAAGAACCGGGGTGGAGAGCAGATATTGAGGGCCTGCAGCTCAAACAGCTTAATTCCCGGGAAGCTGAAAATTTGGAGGTGCCCTTCTCTGAGGAGGAAATTCATTTTGCACTAATGGAG
This region of Vitis vinifera cultivar Pinot Noir 40024 chromosome 5, ASM3070453v1 genomic DNA includes:
- the LOC100264169 gene encoding alkaline ceramidase — encoded protein: MISNIKFLNTVSNVPGIVLGLFGLINALRQGFEKRFSVLHISNIILAIGSILHHSSLQRLQQQSDETPMVWEMLLYIYILHSPDWHYQSTMPTFLFLYGAAFAIVHSQVHFGIGFKIHYVILCLLCIPRMYKYYIHTQDMSAKRLAKLHLGTLFIGSLCWLSHRLSHKDSSHWYFSLQGHALWHVLMGFNSYFANAFLMFCRAQQREWNPKVVHFLGLPYVKIQKPKIQ